In the Neisseria sp. KEM232 genome, AACTATCCACGACACGACAAAGGCCAGCGGGATGGTAAACAGCGCGGGGTTGCCGTAAGGGAAGATGGCGCTTTCGTTGTGCAGCACGCTCACCCACACGGTGGGGCCGAGCACGATGAGCACCAGCGCGCCGATGAGTCCCGCAAAGCCGCCGGCCACCGCGCCGCGCGTGGTCAGCCCTTTCCAGAACATGCTCAGCATCAGCACGGGGAAGTTGGCGGATGCGGCAACGGCAAAGGCCAAGCCCACCATAAAGGCGACGTTTTGGTTTTCAAAGGCAATGCCGAAGATGATGGCGAGCACGCCCAAGCCCAAAGTGGCGGCGCGGGAAACGCGCATTTCTTCTTTCGGCAGAGCTTTGCCTTTGCGGATTACCGAAGAGTAAATATCGTGGCTCACCGCCGATGCACCCGACAGGGTCAGCCCGGCCACCACCGCCAAAATGGTGGCGAAGGCCACGGCGGAAATAAAGCCCAACAGCAGGTTGCCGCCGACGGCTGCCGACAAATGCACCGCCGCCATATTGGTGCCGCCGATCATTTCGTACACAGTTTTGCCGTCTTTCACCACCGCTTTGAAAAACTCGGGATTATTGGTCAGGAAAATAATCGCGCCAAAGCCGATGATAAAGGTGAGCAGGTAGAAATAGCCGATAAAGCCGGTGGCAACGACTACCGATTTGCGCGCTTCGCGGGCATCGGGCACGGTGAAAAAGCGCATCAGGATATGCGGCAGGCCGGCGGTACCGAACATCAGCGCCAAGCCGAGCGAGAGCGCGTCGATCGGGTTTTTCACCAAGCCGCCCGGCGCCAAAATGCCTTCGCCACGGCTGTGGGTGTCCACCGCTTTTTGGAACATCGCCTCCATGCTGAAACCGCTGGCATACAGCACCATAAACGACATAAACGTCGCGCCGCCCAGCAGCAAAACCGCTTTAATCATCTGCACCCAAGTCGTCGCCAGCATACCGCCGAACAGCACATAGGCTACCATCAGCGCGCCGACAATCAGCACCGCAGACAAATAATTCATGCCGAACAAAAGCTGGATCAGCTTGCCCGCGCCCACCACCTGCGCGATGAGATACAGCATCACCACCAGAAGCGAACCCGAAGCGGCAAACAGGCGCACCGGCGTTTGTTTCAGGCGGTAGGCCGCCACATCGGCAAAGGTAAACTGCCCCAAGTTACGCAGCCGCTCCGCCACCAAAAACAGCACCAGCGGCCAGCCCACCAGAAAGCCGGTGGAATAAATCAGGCCGTCGTAACCGGTGGTGAACACCATCGCCGAAATGCCGAGAAACGACGCGGCCGACATATAGTCACCCGCAATCGCCAGCCCGTTTTGAAAGCCGGTGATGCCGCCGCCGGCGGTGTAAAAGTCTTCGGTGGAACGGTTTTGCTTAGCCGCCCATTTGGTAATCCACAGCGTCGCGCCCACGAAGATGAAGAACATAATCACAGCCGTCCAGTTGGTCGCCTGCTTCTCCACCTCGCCCGAGAACGCCTCAGCCCACAGGACACCCGAAGACAAAGCCGCCAGAGCGGCAAACAGAAATTTATTTTTCCCCATCATTTTTCTCCCTCCTGCGTTTCGCGTACCGCTTTTTGCGTCATTTCTTCAAATTTGCCGTTGGCCAGCCAGACATAGATCAGCGTAATCACAAACGAAAACACAATCACCAGCATCCCGATCCAGATGCCCCAAGTGGTTACCCCGTTGGGATTCACCTTAGCCGCCAGTACCTGCGGCGCCGTGCCGATTGTCCAGATAAAAGCCACATACACGGCGAAAATAGCGGCGGAAAAGCCCCAGCCCAGCCATGCTTTCTGTTTGGCCATCGAACGGAAGGCCGGATGCGCCAGCACCTTGGCCGCCCGCTCTTTTTCCGCGGCATGGTTTCGAGTTTGCGCTTTACTCATCGGTTTGCTCCTCTTTGAATATCAGTTTTCGGGTTTTTGCCGGAAGAGGCCGTCTGAAAGCCCCGTGTCCCGACATGCGCGGTTTATAAACAAGCCCGCCCGCCGCAGGCTAATTTTTTTTTCTGATGCCCTGCATCCGCTGCACAAATACCTTCCAAACATCCTTTTGATTTTATTTCTGTTTTCTCAAAACAAGCCTCACCATTCCGCTGCCGTTTTTTGTTAAAAAACGAAAAGCGGGCAGGCAAAAGGCCGTCTGAAAAACGTGAACAAACCTTTCAGACGGCCAAAAACCCGATGGGCTTGTACCATCGGGTTTTGCGTTGCCGTTTCTGATTTTACGGCGCGGTTTCGGCGTGCGAAGCCTGCCTGCGGTACGGTCTTACTCCGCTTTGCCCACGCCTTTGTCCAAGCCTTGGGTCAGGCCGTTGATGTCGCTGCCGTTGAGGCCGAGTTCTTTCAACAGGCCGTCAACCAGCGGGGCTTGGCTGCGGTAGCGCAATGCACTGTTAACCATTTGGTCGGCGAGGCTGCCTTGGGTTTGGCCGTCT is a window encoding:
- a CDS encoding cation acetate symporter; translation: MMGKNKFLFAALAALSSGVLWAEAFSGEVEKQATNWTAVIMFFIFVGATLWITKWAAKQNRSTEDFYTAGGGITGFQNGLAIAGDYMSAASFLGISAMVFTTGYDGLIYSTGFLVGWPLVLFLVAERLRNLGQFTFADVAAYRLKQTPVRLFAASGSLLVVMLYLIAQVVGAGKLIQLLFGMNYLSAVLIVGALMVAYVLFGGMLATTWVQMIKAVLLLGGATFMSFMVLYASGFSMEAMFQKAVDTHSRGEGILAPGGLVKNPIDALSLGLALMFGTAGLPHILMRFFTVPDAREARKSVVVATGFIGYFYLLTFIIGFGAIIFLTNNPEFFKAVVKDGKTVYEMIGGTNMAAVHLSAAVGGNLLLGFISAVAFATILAVVAGLTLSGASAVSHDIYSSVIRKGKALPKEEMRVSRAATLGLGVLAIIFGIAFENQNVAFMVGLAFAVAASANFPVLMLSMFWKGLTTRGAVAGGFAGLIGALVLIVLGPTVWVSVLHNESAIFPYGNPALFTIPLAFVVSWIVSVLDKSEQAAQDKAGFDAQYVRSMTGIGAAEASDH
- a CDS encoding DUF485 domain-containing protein; translation: MSKAQTRNHAAEKERAAKVLAHPAFRSMAKQKAWLGWGFSAAIFAVYVAFIWTIGTAPQVLAAKVNPNGVTTWGIWIGMLVIVFSFVITLIYVWLANGKFEEMTQKAVRETQEGEK